A section of the Salvelinus alpinus chromosome 36, SLU_Salpinus.1, whole genome shotgun sequence genome encodes:
- the col1a1a gene encoding collagen, type I, alpha 1a: MFSFVDIRLALLLSATVLLARGQGEDDRTAGSCTLDGQFYNDRDVWKPEPCQICVCDSGTVMCDEVICEDTSDCPNPVIPHDECCPICPDDGFQEPKVEGPQGDRGAKGEPGPAGFPGNNGIPGQPGLPGPPGPPGPPGLGGNFSPQMSGGFDEKSGGGMSMPGPMGPMGPRGPPGPPGSSGPQGFTGPPGEPGEAGSSGPMGPRGPAGPPGKNGDDGESGKPGRPGERGASGPQGARGFPGTPGLPGIKGHRGFSGLDGAKGESGPAGPKGEGGASGENGAPGAMGPRGLPGERGRSGPNGAAGARGNDGAAGAAGPPGPTGPAGASGFPGGPGAKGEVGAQGARGGEGPQGSRGEAGNPGPAGAAGLAGNNGADGNPGTKGAPGSSGIAGAPGFPGPRGPPGPQGAGGAPGPKGNTGEVGANGAKGEAGAKGESGPAGVQGPAGPAGEEGKRGGRGEPGGAGARGAPGERGGPGSRGFPGSDGASGPKGGPGERGGAGVAGAKGNTGEPGRNGEPGMPGSKGMTGSPGSPGPDGKTGPSGNGGQDGRPGPPGPVGARGQPGVMGFPGPKGAGGEGGKPGERGVMGPGGAVGAPGKDGDVGAPGAPGVAGPSGERGEQGAGGPSGFQGLPGPQGAIGETGKPGEQGLPGEGGAPGSAGSRGDRGFPGERGGPGPSGPAGARGSPGSAGNDGAKGEAGGAGAPGGQGPPGLQGMPGERGAGGLPGLKGDRGDQGVKGVDGAGGKDGVRGMTGPIGPNGPAGSPGDKGETGAPGPGGPSGARGAPGERGESGAPGPAGFAGPPGGDGQPGAKGEAGDNGAKGDGGAQGPAGPTGAPGPQGPAGNTGAKGARGSAGPPGATGFPGAAGRVGPPGPSGNNGPPGPAGPGGKEGQKGNRGETGPAGRPGELGAAGPPGAQGEKGQPGGDGANGPSGTPGPQGIGGQRGIVGLPGQRGERGFPGLAGQLGEPGKQGPGGPSGERGPPGPMGPPGLAGAPGESGREGTPGNEGSSGRDGAAGPKGERGESGAAGASGAPGPPGAPGTVGPAGKSGDRGESGPAGPAGIAGPAGPRGSSGPAGARGDKGEAGEAGERGMKGHRGFTGMQGPSGPSGQSGESGPAGASGPAGPRGPSGSAGAAGKDGMSGLPGPIGPPGPRGRSGEMGPSGPPGPPGPPGPPGPPGGGFDMGFIAQPAQEKAPDPFRHFRADDANVMRDRDLEVDTTLKSLSQQIENIRSPEGTKKNPARTCRDLKMCHPDWKSGEYWIDPDQGCTQDAIKVYCNMETGETCVYPTEAEIPKKSWYTSKNIKEKKHVWFGEAMTDGFQFEYGSEGSSAQDVNIQLTFLRLMATEASQNITYHCKNSIAYMDQQSGNLKKSLLLQGSNEIEIRAEGNSRFTYSVTEDGCTSHTGAWGKTVIDYKTTKTSRLPIIDIAPMDVGAPNQEFGIEVGPVCFL; the protein is encoded by the exons GCACCGCCGGCAGCTGTACGTTGGACGGTCAATTCTACAACGACAGAGATGTCTGGAAACCCGAGCCATGCCAGATCTGCGTGTGCGACAGCGGCACCGTCATGTGCGACGAAGTTATCTGCGAGGACACATCCGACTGCCCCAATCCAGTGATCCCCCACGACGAATGCTGCCCCATCTGCCCCGATGACG GCTTCCAGGAGCCAAAGGTTGAG GGACCCCAGGGTGATCGTGGAGCCAAGGGAGAGCCA GGACCTGCTGGTTTCCCCGGCAACAACGGTATTCCCGGCCAGCCCGGCCTTCCTGGACCCCCAGGCCCCCCTGGACCCCCTGGTCTTGGCGGA AACTTCTCCCCTCAGATGTCTGGTGGTTTTGATGAGAAGAGCGGCGGTGGCATGTCCATGCCCGGCCCCATG GGCCCCATGGGTCCCCGTGGTCCCCCTGGACCTCCTGGCTCAAGT GGACCTCAGGGTTTCACTGGCCCCCCTGGTGAGCCTGGTGAGGCTGGTTCTTCT GGTCCCATGGGCCCCCGTGGTCCTGCTGGTCCCCCTGGCAAGAACGGAGATGAT GGTGAGTCTGGCAAGCCTGGTCGCCCCGGTGAGCGTGGAGCTTCCGGCCCACAG ggagcTCGTGGATTCCCCGGAACCCCCGGCCTTCCCGGCATCAAGGGACACAGA GGATTCAGCGGTCTGGATGGAGCTAAGGGAGAGTCTGGCCCTGCTGGACCCAAG GGAGAGGGTGGTGCATCCGGTGAGAACGGAGCCCCTGGAGCCATG GGACCCCGTGGTCTGCCTGGTGAGAGAGGCCGTTCTGGTCCCAACGGAGCTGCT gGTGCTCGTGGTAACGATGGTGCTGCTGGTGCTGCTGGTCCTCCT GGCCCCACTGGCCCCGCTGGTGCCTCTGGTTTCCCCGGTGGCCCTGGAGCCAAG GGAGAGGTTGGTGCCCAGGGAGCTCGTGGTGGCGAGGGACCCCAGGGATCCCGTGGAGAGGCTGGTAACCCCGGACCCGCTGGCGCTGCTGGCCTTGCT GGAAACAACGGTGCTGATGGAAACCCCGGTACCAAGGGTGCCCCT GGTTCTTCTGGTATTGCTGGCGCTCCTGGCTTCCCTGGACCCCGTGGACCCCCCGGACCCCAGGGTGCTGGTGGAGCTCCCGGACCCAAGGGTAACACT GGTGAGGTTGGTGCTAATGGAGCCAAGGGAGAGGCTGGCGCTAAGGGAGAGTCT GGCCCCGCTGGAGTCCAGGGACCTGCCGGCCCTGCTGGTGAGGAAGGCAAGAGAGGAGGCCGTGGTGAGCCCGGCGGTGCTGGTGCCCGTGGAGCCCCTGGCGAGCGC GGTGGCCCTGGAAGCCGTGGTTTCCCTGGTTCTGATGGAGCTTCTGGCCCCAag GGTGGCCCTGGCGAGCGTGGTGGTGCCGGAGTTGCTGGAGCTAAGGGTAACACTGGTGAGCCTGGCCGCAACGGCGAGCCTGGTATGCCTGGATCCAAG GGTATGACTGGTAGCCCTGGCAGCCCTGGTCCCGATGGCAAGACTGGCCCCTCT GGTAACGGTGGTCAAGATGGTCGCCCCGGACCTCCCGGCCCCGTTGGAGCCAGAGGCCAGCCCGGAGTCATGGGATTCCCCGGACCTAAGGGAGCCGGA GGTGAGGGTGGCAAGCCTGGTGAGAGAGGAGTCATGGGACCCGGTGGTGCTGTTGGCGCTCCCGGCAAAGATGGTGATGTTGGTGCTCCTGGTGCCCCCGGTGTTGCC GGACCTTCTGGAGAACGAGGCGAGCAGGGAGCCGGTGGCCCCTCTGGATTCCAG GGACTTCCAGGACCCCAAGGTGCTATTGGTGAGACTGGCAAGCCCGGAGAGCAG ggtcttcCCGGTGAGGGTGGTGCCCCTGGCTCCGCTGGATCCAGA GGTGACAGAGGTTTCCCCGGTGAGCGTGGTGGCCCCGGCCCATCTGGACCCGCTGGTGCCCGTGGCTCTCCAGGCTCTGCTGGTAACGATGGTGCTAAGGGAGAGGCTGGTGGTGCAGGTGCCCCCGGTGGCCAGGGACCCCCTGGCCTGCAGGGAATGCCCGGAGAGCGTGGTGCTGGTGGTCTGCCAGGTCTGAAGGGAGACAGA GGTGACCAAGGAGTCAAGGGTGTTGATGGCGCCGGTGGTAAGGATGGCGTCCGTGGTATGACTGGCCCCATCGGACCCAACGGCCCTGCTGGCTCTCCTGGTGACAAGGGAGAGACTGGCGCTCCTGGACCTGGTGGACCTTCTGGTGCCCGTGGTGCACCT GGTGAGCGTGGTGAGTCTGGTGCCCCTGGACCCGCTGGATTCGCTGGGCCTCCT gGTGGAGATGGTCAGCCTGGTGCTAAGGGAGAGGCTGGAGATAACGGTGCCAAGGGTGACGGTGGTGCCCAGGGACCCGCTGGACCTACTGGAGCCCCTGGACCTCAG GGTCCCGCTGGAAACACCGGAGCTAAGGGCGCCCGTGGTTCTGCTGGTCCCCCT GGTGCCACTGGTTTCCCCGGTGCTGCTGGTAGAGTTGGACCTCCCGGCCCATCT GGCAACAACGGACCCCCCGGACCCGCAGGCCCTGGTGGAAAGGAAGGACAGAAGGGTAACCGTGGTGAGACTGGCCCCGCCGGTCGTCCTGGTGAGCTCGGCGCTGCCGGACCCCCTGGTGCCCAGGGAGAGAAGGGACAGCCTGGTGGAGATGGTGCCAAT GGACCCTCTGGAACTCCCGGACCTCAGGGTATTGGTGGACAGCGTGGTATTGTTGGTCTGCCCGGACAGAGAGGCGAGCGCGGTTTCCCCGGCCTCGCCGGACAACTG GGAGAGCCTGGCAAGCAGGGACCTGGTGGCCCCTCTGGTGAGCGTGGACCCCCCGGACCCATGGGACCCCCTGGACTGGCTGGAGCACCTGGCGAGTCTGGTCGCGAGGGAACTCCTGGTAACGAGGGATCTTCTGGTCGCGATGGTGCTGCTGGACCCAAG GGAGAGCGTGGTGAGTCTGGTGCTGCTGGTGCTTCCGGTGCCCCCGGACCCCCTGGCGCCCCTGGAACCGTCGGCCCTGCTGGAAAGTCTGGTGACCGTGGAGAGTCT GGTCCTGCTGGCCCCGCTGGTATTGCTGGCCCTGCTGGTCCCCGTGGTTCATCT GGACCCGCTGGAGCTCGTGGAGACAAGGGAGAGGCCGGCGAGGCTGGAGAGAGAGGCATGAAGGGACATAGAGGATTCACTGGCATGCAGGGCCCCTCTGGCCCCTCT GGACAATCTGGAGAGTCAGGACCTGCTGGAGCCTCTGGCCCCGCTGGACCTAGA GGACCTTCTGGATCTGCTGGTGCCGCCGGTAAAGACGGTATGAGCGGTCTGCCCGGCCCCATCGGACCTCCCGGACCCCGTGGTCGCTCTGGAGAGATGGGACCATCT GGACCCCCTGGCCCTCCCGGTCCCCCTGGCCCCCCCGGACCTCCCGGCGGTGGATTCGACATGGGCTTCATTGCTCAGCCCGCTCAGGAGAAGGCCCCCGATCCCTTCCGTCACTTCCGCGCCGACGACGCCAACGTGATGCGCGACCGCGACCTGGAGGTAGACACCACCCTCAAGAGCCTGAGCCAGCAGATTGAGAACATCCGCTCTCCCGAGGGCACCAAGAAGAACCCCGCCCGCACCTGCAGAGACCTGAAGATGTGCCACCCTGACTGGAAGAGCG GCGAGTACTGGATCGACCCCGACCAGGGCTGCACCCAGGATGCCATCAAGGTTTACTGCAACATGGAGACCGGCGAGACCTGCGTCTACCCCACCGAGGCCGAAATCCCCAAGAAGAGCTGGTACACCAGCAAGAACATCAAGGAGAAGAAGCACGTCTGGTTCGGCGAGGCAATGACCGATGGCTTCCAG TTCGAGTATGGCAGTGAGGGTTCCAGCGCTCAGGATGTAAACATCCAGCTGACCTTCCTGCGCCTTATGGCCACTGAGGCCAGCCAGAACATCACATACCACTGCAAGAACAGCATCGCCTACATGGACCAGCAGTCCGGCAACCTCAAGAAGTCCCTGCTGCTCCAGGGCTCCAACGAGATCGAGATCAGAGCCGAGGGCAACAGCCGCTTCACATACAGCGTCACCGAGGACGGCTGCACG TCGCACACCGGTGCATGGGGCAAGACAGTCATCGACTACAAGACAACGAAAACATCCCGTCTGCCTATTATTGACATCGCTCCTATGGACGTTGGTGCACCCAATCAGGAATTTGGCATTGAAGTTGGCCCAGTCTGCTTCTTGTAA